In one window of Leifsonia sp. NPDC080035 DNA:
- a CDS encoding serine hydrolase domain-containing protein: protein MSADAGLAAHAREALAARLDEPTLRRAPASIAAVVQDGRVVAAHAHGEPRRDGVPTSEGTVFRIASMSKSFLAATALALRDEGRLDLHAPAAEYVPELASARDASLLTLDALLSNRAGLAEDNAWGDRSLGASRAEQSAIVAAGLPSATTPGTAYEYSNLGISLVGRAIERVTGHEVEDVIRERMLDPLGLHDTRASAELYPAGADLAAGFRTFDDGATFAAEPYVGTGALGCIGSLFSTVGDIAAWQHFLGSAFGDAPLREDVLSAASRRELQTARTLIPIGSGWFADRVLDGVGYGYGLVVEHDRRFGRVVQHAGGLPGFSSHMRLHTATGIGVVVFGNTDAFGAGRIAGELLTDVLTRADAPAALVRPWPETVAAARRIDALLLAGRPLDAADVPLAGNVLLDVPAPVRAERLAAALAEVGPIRADAAPLDARILAAADRSWLRWSIPCERGALICDVHLVGLREPIVQEFTVEVADTAGRKPRDERPRVTDHHRVELP from the coding sequence ATGAGCGCCGACGCCGGGCTGGCTGCGCACGCCCGCGAGGCGCTCGCCGCGCGGCTGGACGAGCCGACCCTGCGGCGCGCGCCCGCGTCGATCGCCGCCGTCGTCCAGGACGGCCGCGTCGTCGCCGCCCACGCGCACGGCGAGCCGCGCCGCGACGGCGTCCCGACCTCGGAGGGCACGGTCTTCCGCATCGCCTCGATGTCGAAGAGCTTCCTCGCCGCCACCGCGCTCGCGCTGCGCGACGAGGGACGGCTCGACCTGCACGCGCCCGCCGCCGAGTACGTGCCCGAGCTCGCGTCCGCACGCGACGCATCCCTGCTCACCCTCGACGCGCTGCTGAGCAATCGCGCGGGTCTCGCCGAGGACAACGCGTGGGGCGACCGCAGCCTCGGCGCCTCCCGGGCGGAGCAGTCCGCGATCGTGGCGGCCGGGCTGCCGTCCGCCACGACGCCGGGCACCGCGTACGAGTACTCGAACCTCGGCATCTCGCTCGTCGGCCGCGCGATCGAGCGCGTCACGGGGCACGAAGTCGAGGACGTCATCCGCGAGCGGATGCTCGACCCCCTGGGCCTGCACGACACCCGGGCGTCCGCCGAGCTCTATCCCGCCGGCGCCGACCTCGCCGCCGGCTTCCGGACCTTCGACGACGGCGCGACGTTCGCCGCGGAGCCGTACGTCGGCACCGGCGCGCTCGGCTGCATCGGGAGCCTGTTCAGCACCGTCGGCGACATCGCCGCGTGGCAGCACTTCCTCGGCTCGGCGTTCGGGGACGCGCCGCTGCGCGAGGACGTGCTCTCGGCCGCATCCCGGCGCGAGCTTCAGACGGCCCGCACGCTGATCCCGATCGGCTCCGGCTGGTTCGCCGACCGCGTGCTCGACGGCGTCGGCTACGGCTACGGACTGGTCGTCGAGCACGACAGGCGCTTCGGCCGGGTCGTACAGCACGCGGGCGGGCTGCCAGGGTTCTCGTCCCACATGCGCTTGCACACCGCGACGGGGATCGGCGTGGTCGTGTTCGGCAACACCGACGCCTTCGGTGCGGGAAGGATCGCCGGGGAGCTGCTCACCGACGTGCTCACGCGCGCCGACGCCCCTGCGGCGCTCGTGCGGCCGTGGCCGGAGACGGTGGCAGCGGCCCGGCGGATCGACGCGCTCCTGCTCGCCGGACGCCCGCTCGACGCGGCGGATGTGCCGCTGGCCGGCAACGTCCTGCTCGACGTCCCCGCTCCGGTGCGGGCCGAGCGGCTCGCGGCGGCGCTCGCCGAGGTGGGGCCGATCCGCGCGGACGCCGCCCCTCTCGACGCGCGCATCCTCGCCGCGGCCGACCGCTCGTGGCTGCGCTGGAGCATCCCGTGCGAGCGCGGCGCCCTGATCTGCGACGTGCACCTCGTCGGGCTGCGCGAGCCGATCGTGCAGGAGTTCACGGTAGAGGTCGCGGACACCGCTGGCAGGAAGCCGCGCGACGAGCGCCCTCGCGTCACCGACCACCACCGCGTCGAGCTCCCCTGA
- a CDS encoding membrane dipeptidase: MSAETMSTETLIQGTMSTETLIQGTMSPGPFIPVIDGHNDLAWARREAHGYDVTAVDSSCPDLHTDIPRLRAGGVGGQFWSVWVDPVLEGAEQVTATLEQIDFVHRLVEAHPDRLRFARTAADVRSAMADGRIASLIGVEGGAQLGGSLAVLRQYARLGARYLTLTWSRTTDWADSATDEARHGGLTEFGREVVRELNRIGMLVDLSHVAPSTMRDALAVTTRPVIVSHSGALALCDHPRNVPDDVLRTIGAGGGVVMVAFVPSFLSQARHEWVRGGEEGDAPAVGIGDVADHIEHIRDVAGVHAVGLGADYDGTDAMPSGLGDVSHYQELFDELRRRGWSERELAGLGHENVLRVLEASDADHVAFLDGTAPAPRAAALTPAVDTLSRTAASVPSSDPADGADDRRPRVLVVVNAEESSPRRLGAWLQEQGIHVDPVLGTAGLPASLDGYDGLVMLGGGLMPDDDERAPWLAQERALADEAIRADIPTLGICLGGQILAHVAGGEVRAAYGPKERGATVIAASEEGRRDPVIGGFGDAAPMIENHQDMITALPPEAVLLASSDAVANQAFRLGERVYGLQFHPEVSADDLERWKEPTSPAPGDRPVAELVREARAVHEENTRASRALVTGFGEHVRSFARQRTAG; encoded by the coding sequence ATGAGCGCCGAGACGATGAGCACCGAGACCCTGATTCAGGGGACGATGAGCACCGAGACCCTGATTCAGGGGACGATGAGCCCCGGCCCGTTCATCCCCGTCATCGACGGCCACAACGACCTCGCCTGGGCCCGGCGCGAGGCGCACGGCTACGACGTCACCGCGGTCGACAGCTCCTGTCCCGACCTGCACACCGACATCCCGCGGCTGCGCGCCGGCGGTGTCGGCGGCCAGTTCTGGTCGGTGTGGGTGGACCCGGTGCTCGAGGGCGCGGAGCAGGTGACGGCGACGCTCGAGCAGATCGACTTCGTGCACCGGCTCGTCGAGGCGCATCCCGACCGGCTGCGGTTCGCCCGCACCGCCGCGGACGTCCGCTCCGCGATGGCGGACGGCCGGATCGCGTCGCTCATCGGCGTCGAGGGCGGAGCGCAGCTGGGCGGCTCGCTCGCGGTGCTGCGCCAGTACGCCCGGCTCGGCGCGCGCTACCTCACCCTGACCTGGTCGCGGACGACCGACTGGGCGGACTCCGCGACCGACGAGGCGCGCCACGGCGGGCTGACCGAGTTCGGCCGCGAGGTCGTGCGGGAGCTGAACCGGATCGGGATGCTCGTCGACCTTTCGCACGTCGCCCCGAGCACGATGCGCGACGCCCTGGCGGTGACGACCCGGCCGGTCATCGTCAGCCACTCGGGCGCGCTCGCGCTCTGCGATCATCCCCGCAACGTGCCGGACGACGTGCTGCGCACGATCGGGGCGGGCGGCGGCGTCGTGATGGTCGCGTTCGTGCCGTCGTTCCTGTCGCAGGCGCGGCACGAGTGGGTGCGCGGCGGTGAGGAGGGGGACGCTCCCGCCGTCGGCATCGGCGACGTCGCCGACCACATCGAGCACATCCGCGACGTGGCCGGCGTGCACGCGGTCGGGCTCGGCGCCGACTACGACGGGACGGACGCGATGCCCTCCGGTCTCGGCGACGTCTCGCACTACCAGGAGCTCTTCGACGAGCTGCGGCGGCGCGGCTGGTCCGAGCGGGAGCTCGCAGGCCTCGGACACGAGAACGTGCTGCGCGTGCTGGAGGCCTCCGACGCCGACCACGTGGCGTTCCTGGACGGCACCGCGCCGGCGCCGCGTGCGGCCGCGCTGACGCCTGCGGTCGACACGCTCTCGCGCACGGCCGCCTCGGTCCCCTCGTCCGACCCGGCCGACGGCGCGGATGACCGGCGCCCGCGCGTGCTCGTCGTCGTGAACGCGGAGGAGTCGTCGCCGCGCCGTCTCGGCGCCTGGCTCCAGGAGCAGGGAATCCACGTGGATCCGGTGCTCGGGACCGCCGGGCTGCCTGCGTCCCTCGACGGCTACGACGGGTTGGTCATGCTCGGCGGCGGCCTGATGCCGGACGACGACGAGCGCGCCCCGTGGCTCGCACAGGAGCGCGCGCTGGCGGACGAGGCCATCCGGGCGGACATCCCCACCCTCGGCATCTGCCTCGGCGGCCAGATCCTGGCCCACGTCGCGGGAGGCGAGGTGCGGGCGGCGTACGGTCCCAAGGAGCGCGGTGCGACTGTGATCGCCGCGTCGGAGGAGGGGCGACGGGATCCCGTGATCGGCGGATTCGGCGACGCCGCGCCCATGATCGAGAACCACCAGGACATGATCACGGCTCTGCCGCCGGAGGCCGTGCTGCTCGCCTCGAGCGACGCGGTGGCCAACCAGGCGTTCCGGCTCGGTGAGCGGGTCTACGGGCTGCAGTTCCACCCGGAGGTCTCCGCGGACGACCTGGAGCGCTGGAAGGAGCCGACCTCGCCAGCGCCCGGCGACAGGCCCGTCGCCGAGCTGGTCAGGGAGGCCAGGGCGGTGCACGAGGAGAACACGCGCGCCAGCCGCGCGCTGGTGACCGGCTTCGGCGAGCACGTGCGGTCGTTCGCCCGGCAGCGGACCGCGGGATGA